A genome region from Bradyrhizobium commune includes the following:
- a CDS encoding alkaline phosphatase family protein: protein MRRSLVLLSAGLTVLSTGLASAQNNNTPRNLILFIPDGLRSLKVTPESAPAMAEVRDKGINFKNSHSLFPTFTMANGSAMSTGHYLGDTGVFSNTIWTNYTSVPAGDTVVPFIENDAVLGDIDEHFKGDYLNEETVLKMARDKGLSTAAIGKVGPTYQWDHTDKPEKPGQHSIVIDDSTGGKAGVALSDEMKDALTKAGLALAAPGRGDNGKAGDAKTPGTTTANVTQQAYFADVATKVVLPMFKARNKPFVLVFWSRDPDGTQHNQGDSLNQIMPGINGPSTMASIKNVDNNLAQIRKALDDLGLAANTNIMIQADHGFSTISKESKTSPSAKVSYDDTPKDFLPMGFLALDLAKALDLPLFDPNDKNAAITGNAHPKAGNGVLGKDPTKPDLVIATNGGSDLIYLPNKDKKLAAKTVKALLEQDYISGLFVDDTLGRFPGTLPLSSINLRGKAATPTPAIVVNFRSYASECGEAPTNCSVQVADTVLRQGQGMHGSFSRGDTYNFMAAIGPDFKAGFVDELPVSNADVGMTAAQLMGLRGSENGGLVGRVMSEALPNGIVPKAYKAVEKSKMSENGLQTVLNVQRVGSQRYFDAAGFVGRTLGLEPDAGNKKTAGK from the coding sequence ATGCGCCGCTCATTGGTGTTGCTGTCCGCCGGACTGACAGTGCTGTCCACCGGACTTGCCTCCGCCCAGAACAACAACACCCCCCGCAACCTGATCCTGTTCATCCCCGACGGGCTGCGTTCGCTGAAGGTCACTCCCGAGAGCGCACCGGCGATGGCCGAGGTCCGCGACAAGGGCATCAATTTCAAGAACTCGCACTCGCTGTTCCCGACCTTCACCATGGCCAACGGCTCGGCGATGTCGACCGGCCATTATCTCGGCGACACCGGCGTGTTCTCCAACACGATCTGGACCAACTACACCTCGGTGCCCGCCGGCGACACCGTCGTCCCCTTCATCGAGAACGATGCCGTGCTCGGCGACATCGACGAGCATTTCAAGGGCGACTATCTCAACGAAGAGACCGTTTTGAAGATGGCCCGCGACAAGGGCCTCAGCACGGCGGCGATCGGCAAGGTCGGCCCGACCTACCAGTGGGACCACACCGACAAGCCCGAGAAGCCGGGCCAGCATTCGATCGTCATCGACGACTCGACCGGTGGCAAGGCCGGCGTGGCGCTGTCGGACGAGATGAAGGATGCACTGACCAAGGCGGGCCTCGCGCTGGCCGCCCCCGGCCGCGGCGACAACGGCAAGGCCGGCGACGCCAAGACGCCCGGCACCACCACCGCCAACGTCACCCAGCAGGCTTATTTCGCCGACGTCGCCACCAAGGTGGTGTTGCCGATGTTCAAGGCGCGCAACAAGCCGTTCGTGCTGGTGTTCTGGTCGCGCGACCCGGACGGCACCCAGCATAACCAGGGCGACAGCCTCAACCAGATCATGCCGGGCATCAACGGCCCGAGCACGATGGCGAGCATCAAGAACGTCGACAACAACCTCGCCCAGATCCGCAAGGCACTCGACGATCTCGGCCTCGCCGCCAACACCAATATCATGATCCAGGCCGACCACGGCTTCTCCACCATCTCCAAGGAGAGCAAGACCAGCCCCTCGGCCAAGGTCAGCTATGACGACACGCCGAAGGATTTCCTGCCGATGGGCTTCCTGGCGCTCGATCTTGCCAAGGCGCTCGACCTGCCGCTGTTCGACCCCAACGACAAGAACGCCGCCATCACCGGCAACGCCCATCCGAAGGCCGGCAACGGCGTGCTCGGCAAGGATCCGACCAAGCCCGACCTCGTCATCGCCACCAATGGCGGCTCGGACCTGATCTATCTACCGAACAAGGACAAGAAGCTGGCGGCCAAGACCGTCAAGGCGCTGCTCGAGCAGGACTACATCTCGGGCCTGTTCGTCGACGACACCCTCGGCCGCTTCCCCGGCACGCTGCCGCTGTCGAGCATCAATCTGCGCGGCAAGGCTGCAACCCCGACGCCGGCGATCGTCGTCAACTTCCGCTCCTATGCCAGCGAGTGCGGCGAGGCGCCGACCAACTGTTCGGTGCAGGTGGCCGATACCGTGCTGCGTCAGGGCCAGGGCATGCATGGCAGCTTCAGCCGCGGCGACACCTATAACTTCATGGCGGCGATCGGTCCGGACTTCAAAGCCGGCTTCGTCGACGAGCTGCCGGTCAGCAATGCCGATGTCGGCATGACCGCGGCCCAGCTGATGGGCCTGCGCGGCTCGGAGAATGGCGGCCTGGTCGGCCGCGTGATGTCGGAAGCACTGCCCAACGGCATCGTGCCGAAGGCCTACAAGGCGGTCGAGAAGTCGAAGATGTCCGAGAACGGTCTCCAGACCGTGCTCAACGTCCAGCGCGTCGGCAGCCAGCGCTATTTCGACGCCGCCGGTTTCGTCGGCCGTACGCTGGGCCTGGAGCCTGACGCCGGCAACAAAAAAACGGCGGGGAAATAA
- a CDS encoding SDR family oxidoreductase: MAAEKVALVTAGGSGMGAGAARRLAADGFRVAILSSSGKGEALAAELGGFGVTGSNKSNDDLKRLVDGALAKWGRIDVLVNSAGHGPRAEITEITDEQWHTGLDTYLLNVVRPTRLVTPVMKAQRSGAIINISTAWAFEPSAMFPTSAVFRAGLAAFTKIFTDSYAADNVRMNNVLPGWVDSLPQTEARRDSVPMKRYGKVEEIAATVAFLASDGAAYIAGQNIRVDGGLTRSV; encoded by the coding sequence ATGGCAGCAGAGAAGGTCGCACTCGTTACCGCCGGCGGCAGCGGCATGGGGGCAGGGGCTGCGCGGCGGCTTGCGGCGGACGGTTTTCGCGTCGCGATCCTGTCGTCGTCCGGCAAGGGCGAGGCGCTGGCGGCCGAGCTCGGCGGCTTCGGTGTCACCGGTTCGAACAAGTCGAATGACGATCTGAAGCGCCTGGTCGACGGTGCGCTCGCGAAATGGGGGCGGATCGATGTGCTCGTCAACAGCGCCGGCCACGGACCGCGCGCGGAGATCACCGAGATCACCGACGAGCAGTGGCACACCGGTCTCGATACGTATCTCCTCAACGTCGTCCGTCCGACCCGGCTGGTGACGCCGGTGATGAAGGCGCAGAGGTCGGGTGCCATCATCAACATCTCGACCGCCTGGGCGTTCGAGCCGAGCGCGATGTTTCCGACCTCGGCGGTGTTCCGCGCCGGCCTTGCCGCCTTCACCAAAATCTTCACCGACAGCTATGCCGCCGACAATGTCCGCATGAACAATGTGCTGCCGGGCTGGGTCGACAGCCTGCCGCAGACGGAGGCGCGCCGCGACAGCGTGCCGATGAAGCGCTACGGCAAGGTCGAGGAGATCGCGGCGACGGTCGCGTTCCTCGCCTCCGACGGCGCGGCCTATATCGCCGGTCAGAACATCCGCGTCGACGGCGGCCTGACGCGATCGGTCTGA
- a CDS encoding DUF2177 family protein → MNRIAVLYVATLIVLMGLDFLFLGLIAKGFFTAQVGDMLGEPKPVPAIVFYLLYVVGVLTFVSGGSAATWESTLAFGALFGLFCYATFDLTALALLKHWSWPVALVDVGWGAVVTAVSSTAGLLVANRLTA, encoded by the coding sequence GTGAACCGCATTGCCGTCCTGTATGTCGCAACCCTGATCGTGCTGATGGGGCTGGACTTCCTGTTCCTCGGGCTGATCGCCAAGGGCTTTTTCACCGCGCAAGTCGGCGACATGCTGGGCGAGCCGAAGCCGGTGCCGGCGATCGTATTCTATCTGCTCTATGTCGTCGGCGTGCTGACCTTCGTCAGCGGTGGTTCGGCTGCGACCTGGGAGTCGACGCTCGCTTTCGGCGCGCTGTTCGGGCTGTTCTGTTACGCGACGTTCGACCTGACCGCGCTGGCGCTGCTCAAGCACTGGAGCTGGCCGGTGGCGTTGGTCGATGTCGGCTGGGGCGCGGTGGTGACCGCGGTCTCGTCGACCGCGGGTCTGTTGGTGGCGAACCGGCTGACCGCGTAA
- a CDS encoding ArsR/SmtB family transcription factor, producing MANQQSRLDQVFAALADPTRRAIVMRLCAGEASVGELADPFDMALPSFMKHIHVLELSGLVESEKSGRVRTCRLAPDALLGAEDWFQQQRAVWEARLDRFEAYVMKLKQERAAAAPPSKKANKTTKKTTKRKGP from the coding sequence ATGGCTAACCAACAATCCCGTCTCGACCAGGTTTTCGCAGCCCTTGCCGATCCCACGCGGCGGGCCATCGTGATGCGGCTGTGCGCCGGCGAGGCCTCGGTCGGCGAGCTCGCGGATCCCTTCGACATGGCGCTGCCGAGCTTCATGAAGCACATCCATGTGCTGGAGCTCAGTGGTCTTGTGGAGTCGGAGAAATCCGGCCGCGTGCGCACCTGCCGTCTCGCTCCTGACGCGCTCCTCGGCGCGGAAGACTGGTTCCAGCAGCAGCGCGCGGTCTGGGAGGCACGGCTCGACCGGTTCGAGGCCTATGTGATGAAGCTCAAGCAGGAGAGGGCGGCTGCCGCGCCGCCGTCCAAAAAAGCCAACAAGACCACGAAGAAGACAACCAAACGGAAAGGTCCCTGA
- a CDS encoding peroxiredoxin — MTLPIGTTAPDFEAETTEGKIKFHDWIGNSWALLFSHPKDFTPVCTTELGTLARLKPEFDRRGVKLMGLSVDPVDRHAKWSEDIKETQGAAPNYPMIGDTDFNVSKLYGMLPASTSGDPLTRTPADNQTVRNVFVIGPDKKIKLVLVYPMTTGRNFQEILRVIDSLQMTAKHRVATPADWKQGEDVIIAGSVSNDEAKTIYPQGWKEPKPYIRIVPQPK; from the coding sequence ATGACACTTCCGATCGGCACCACCGCGCCCGACTTCGAAGCCGAGACCACCGAAGGGAAGATCAAGTTCCACGACTGGATCGGCAACAGCTGGGCGCTGCTGTTTTCCCACCCCAAGGACTTCACGCCGGTTTGTACGACCGAGCTCGGCACCCTGGCCCGGCTGAAGCCGGAATTCGACAGGCGCGGCGTCAAGCTGATGGGCCTCTCGGTCGATCCGGTCGACCGTCATGCCAAATGGTCGGAGGACATCAAGGAGACCCAAGGTGCGGCCCCGAACTACCCGATGATCGGCGACACCGATTTCAACGTCTCGAAGCTGTACGGCATGCTGCCGGCCTCGACCTCGGGCGATCCCCTCACCCGGACGCCGGCCGATAACCAGACCGTCCGCAACGTCTTCGTCATCGGGCCCGACAAGAAGATCAAGCTGGTGCTGGTCTATCCGATGACCACAGGCCGGAATTTTCAGGAGATCCTGCGCGTCATCGACTCACTTCAAATGACCGCGAAGCACCGCGTCGCGACGCCGGCCGACTGGAAGCAGGGCGAGGACGTCATCATCGCGGGCTCGGTCTCCAACGACGAGGCCAAGACGATCTATCCGCAGGGCTGGAAAGAGCCGAAGCCCTATATCCGGATCGTGCCGCAGCCGAAGTGA
- a CDS encoding mandelate racemase/muconate lactonizing enzyme family protein, with protein sequence MKITSIETLRTEEFSNVIWVRIHTDTGMIGLGETFYGAGAIEAQIHDTFAGRLLGRNPLHIEAIHRDMLNLPMAQSSTGVEYRAASAIDIALWDLFGKVCDQPVHQMLGGLCRDKQRIYNTCAGTQYVRSTNISPVSNWNLGASKGPYEDLDGFMNRADALAESLLESGISAMKIWPFDPAAQENKGLYITAAQMKQAIEPFEKIRKAVGDRMEIMVELHSLWNLPTAKQIARALEPYKPTWYEDPIRMNSPQALAEYARSTDVWVCASETLGSRFPYKDMLDRDAMHVVMADLCWTGGLTEGRKIAAMAETYHRPFAPHDCIGPIGFIAAIHMSFSQPNTLIQESVRAFYKGWYNELVTTMPTIKDGYVYPMEGPGLGVDLLPAVFDRSDLTVRRSHA encoded by the coding sequence GTGAAGATCACGTCGATCGAGACGCTGCGCACCGAGGAATTCTCCAACGTCATCTGGGTGCGCATCCACACCGACACGGGCATGATCGGTCTCGGCGAAACCTTCTATGGCGCGGGCGCAATCGAAGCGCAGATCCACGATACCTTTGCCGGCCGCCTGCTCGGCCGCAATCCCCTGCACATCGAAGCCATCCATCGCGACATGCTGAACCTGCCGATGGCGCAGTCCTCCACCGGTGTCGAATATCGCGCGGCGTCCGCGATCGACATCGCGTTGTGGGACCTGTTCGGCAAGGTCTGCGATCAGCCGGTGCACCAGATGCTCGGCGGTCTCTGCCGCGACAAGCAGCGCATCTACAACACCTGCGCCGGCACGCAATATGTCCGCTCCACCAATATCAGCCCGGTGTCGAACTGGAATCTCGGCGCCTCCAAAGGCCCCTACGAAGATCTCGACGGCTTCATGAACCGCGCCGATGCGCTCGCCGAGAGCCTGTTGGAAAGCGGCATTTCGGCGATGAAGATCTGGCCGTTCGATCCGGCGGCGCAGGAGAACAAGGGCCTCTATATCACCGCCGCGCAGATGAAGCAGGCGATCGAACCGTTCGAGAAGATCCGCAAAGCCGTCGGCGACAGGATGGAGATCATGGTCGAGCTCCACTCGCTGTGGAATCTGCCGACCGCCAAGCAGATCGCGCGCGCGCTCGAGCCCTACAAGCCGACCTGGTACGAAGACCCGATCCGCATGAACTCGCCGCAGGCGCTCGCCGAATATGCGCGCTCCACCGACGTCTGGGTCTGCGCCAGCGAAACGCTGGGCTCGCGCTTCCCCTACAAGGACATGCTCGACCGCGACGCCATGCATGTGGTGATGGCGGATCTGTGCTGGACCGGCGGCCTCACCGAGGGCCGCAAGATCGCGGCGATGGCCGAGACCTATCACCGGCCTTTTGCGCCTCATGACTGCATTGGCCCGATCGGCTTCATCGCCGCCATCCACATGTCGTTCAGCCAGCCCAACACGCTGATCCAGGAATCGGTGCGCGCCTTCTACAAGGGCTGGTACAATGAGCTCGTCACCACGATGCCGACGATCAAGGACGGCTACGTCTATCCGATGGAAGGACCGGGCCTCGGCGTCGATCTCCTGCCCGCGGTGTTCGACCGCAGCGATCTCACCGTGCGCCGCTCCCACGCTTAA
- a CDS encoding SRPBCC family protein: MTSSANPALSQWSLDREIVMSRVIDAPRDLVFEAWSDPKHLPQWFGPKGFQIETFEIDVRVGGVWRFNMIGPDGTVYLNRMRFRRIERPKLMEMDHGVDQDDDPGMFRFTLTFAEQSNGKTVLMMRQLASSTEQRDGMIGFGAVEYGYQTLDKLAAYVAGMKK, encoded by the coding sequence ATGACGAGTTCTGCCAATCCCGCTTTGTCGCAATGGTCGCTCGACCGTGAGATCGTGATGTCGCGCGTGATCGACGCGCCCCGCGACCTGGTGTTCGAGGCGTGGTCCGACCCGAAACACCTGCCGCAATGGTTCGGGCCGAAGGGATTTCAGATCGAGACGTTCGAGATCGACGTGCGCGTCGGCGGCGTCTGGCGCTTCAACATGATCGGCCCGGACGGCACGGTCTATCTGAACCGGATGCGTTTCCGCCGCATCGAGCGGCCGAAGCTGATGGAGATGGACCATGGCGTCGATCAGGACGATGATCCCGGCATGTTCCGCTTCACGCTCACCTTTGCCGAGCAGAGCAACGGCAAGACCGTGCTGATGATGCGGCAGCTGGCCTCGAGCACGGAGCAGCGCGACGGCATGATCGGCTTCGGCGCGGTCGAATATGGCTACCAGACGCTGGACAAGCTCGCGGCCTATGTCGCGGGGATGAAGAAATAG
- a CDS encoding GNAT family N-acetyltransferase, with the protein MSDLQIRNLRPEEISIAVDWAAAEGWNPGLRDAACFAIPDAQGFFVGEIDGEPVATISCVNYDDRFAFLGFYIVRAGFRGAGHGLRIWNAAIAHAGRRVIGLDGVVAQQDNYKKSGFRLAYANIRYGGVVAAPSRPPADIVALDKIPFAMLEADDATVFPAPRSAFLRAWINAPGHIGRALMRDGKLAAWGVVRPCRAGYKIGPLVAGHRAAAEAIVQALLASVGHCEIVLDIPAPNRDAIALAEFLALKPIFETARMYTGPAPSLRLDRVFGVTSFELG; encoded by the coding sequence ATGAGCGATCTGCAGATCCGCAATTTGCGCCCCGAGGAGATCTCCATCGCCGTCGACTGGGCCGCGGCCGAGGGCTGGAATCCCGGCCTTCGCGACGCCGCCTGCTTTGCGATCCCCGACGCGCAGGGTTTTTTCGTCGGCGAAATCGACGGCGAGCCGGTCGCGACAATTTCCTGCGTCAATTATGATGACCGCTTCGCCTTCCTCGGCTTCTACATCGTGCGCGCCGGCTTTCGCGGTGCGGGTCACGGCCTGCGCATCTGGAACGCTGCGATCGCGCATGCCGGCCGCCGCGTGATCGGCCTCGATGGCGTCGTGGCCCAGCAGGACAATTACAAGAAGTCCGGCTTCCGGCTTGCCTACGCCAACATCCGCTATGGCGGCGTTGTTGCGGCGCCGTCTCGTCCGCCGGCCGATATCGTCGCGCTCGACAAAATCCCGTTCGCGATGCTGGAAGCCGACGACGCCACCGTCTTTCCCGCTCCGCGCAGCGCCTTCCTGCGCGCCTGGATCAACGCGCCCGGTCACATCGGACGCGCACTGATGCGCGACGGCAAGCTTGCCGCTTGGGGCGTGGTCCGCCCCTGCAGGGCCGGCTACAAGATCGGCCCGCTGGTAGCCGGCCACCGTGCCGCTGCGGAGGCCATCGTGCAGGCGTTGCTTGCCAGCGTCGGACATTGCGAGATTGTGCTCGACATCCCCGCCCCGAACCGTGATGCTATTGCGCTTGCGGAATTCCTGGCCCTGAAGCCGATATTCGAAACGGCGCGAATGTACACTGGACCGGCCCCGTCACTGCGGCTCGACCGCGTGTTCGGCGTAACCAGCTTTGAACTCGGCTAG
- a CDS encoding L-idonate 5-dehydrogenase — protein MRAVVIHAPKDLRIDLYPDPAPGPGEVRVKIANGGICGSDLHYYHHGGFGVVRIQQPMALGHEIAGVVAAVGDGVTSVKPGTRVAVNPSKPCGQCLHCQEGMRNQCLDMRFLGSAMRFPHVQGGFREFLTVDATQAVPISDKLSLAEAAVAEPLAVCLHAGKQAGPLLGKRVLITGCGPIGALMILVSRFGGASEIVVTDVADAPLAVANKLGATHAINVATHATALDPWRAGKGVFDTLFEASGNQAALRAALDVLRPGATLVQLGLGGEMTLPINTIVAKELQLRGTFRFDPEFALAVRLMGEGLIDVKPLITATMPFENAVSAFELASDRAQSMKVQLTF, from the coding sequence ATGCGCGCCGTCGTCATTCACGCCCCGAAGGACCTGCGGATCGACCTCTACCCCGATCCGGCGCCCGGCCCGGGTGAGGTCCGGGTCAAGATCGCCAATGGCGGCATCTGCGGCTCCGATCTGCACTACTACCACCACGGTGGTTTTGGCGTCGTGCGCATCCAGCAGCCGATGGCGCTGGGGCACGAGATCGCCGGCGTGGTCGCGGCGGTCGGTGACGGCGTCACCAGCGTGAAGCCCGGCACCCGCGTTGCGGTCAATCCGAGCAAGCCGTGCGGCCAGTGCCTGCATTGCCAGGAAGGCATGCGCAACCAGTGCCTCGACATGCGCTTCCTCGGCAGCGCGATGCGCTTTCCTCATGTGCAAGGCGGCTTTCGCGAGTTCCTGACCGTCGATGCGACGCAGGCCGTGCCGATCTCCGACAAGCTGTCGCTCGCCGAAGCCGCCGTGGCCGAGCCGCTCGCGGTGTGCCTCCATGCCGGCAAGCAGGCCGGCCCCCTTCTCGGCAAGCGCGTGCTGATCACCGGCTGCGGCCCGATCGGCGCCTTGATGATTTTGGTCTCGCGCTTCGGCGGCGCATCGGAAATTGTGGTGACCGATGTTGCCGACGCGCCGCTCGCGGTCGCGAACAAGCTCGGCGCCACCCACGCCATCAATGTCGCGACCCATGCCACCGCGCTCGATCCCTGGCGCGCCGGCAAGGGCGTGTTCGACACATTGTTCGAAGCCTCCGGCAACCAGGCTGCGCTCCGCGCCGCGCTCGACGTGCTCAGGCCGGGCGCGACCTTGGTGCAGCTCGGCCTCGGCGGCGAGATGACGCTGCCGATCAACACCATCGTCGCCAAGGAATTGCAGCTCCGCGGCACCTTCCGCTTCGATCCCGAGTTCGCGCTCGCAGTCCGGCTGATGGGCGAAGGCCTGATCGACGTCAAGCCGCTGATCACGGCCACCATGCCGTTCGAGAACGCGGTCTCAGCCTTCGAGCTCGCCAGCGACCGCGCGCAGTCGATGAAGGTGCAGCTGACGTTCTGA
- a CDS encoding methyl-accepting chemotaxis protein, producing MSRLLTGKFLPQFKLGTKAVLCAVLLIAVNTALVVGAGYWSLTTAVNERALRDIEVNLRTLALAFAEIVPDVRITMKDGSVTRAEIPKMPEFKDHTIVDRAVSYVGGNATLFVFDEASGQFVRRSTNVKKENGDRAVSTQLAADHPAQAGLRRGDAYKGPATLFGKSFMTAYFPIADASGKVAGILYVGIPMAQYESMLAQAIESMAIAAGVAALLVLVLTLLIVRRVTRPLTSVTRSLTALANGQSDVAIECEDRADEIGEIARTVAVFKSNSLERARMRSEQAAATAAAAEQRKSELRNFVEEFRGSVGGILDKVLESSGEFERVARQLTDTARSTADLSAQSAGASESASDHVRSAASASDELSQSISEITRRVQDSNAISAEAVQQAEATDQRMAQLSEAGSRIGDVVKLITSIAEQTNLLALNATIEAARAGDAGRGFAVVAQEVKTLAGQTAKATEEISNQIASMQLATQESVTAIKAIGQTIERISGIASSISAAVEQQRSATQNIAASVRAAASGTADVAVNVRHAAKGASETGETSSRMFASAQALSGESLHLKAEVDSFLDRVRAA from the coding sequence ATGTCCAGGCTTTTGACCGGGAAGTTCTTGCCGCAATTCAAGCTGGGCACCAAGGCGGTTCTGTGCGCCGTGCTGCTGATTGCCGTGAACACGGCGCTCGTGGTCGGTGCCGGCTATTGGTCGCTGACCACTGCCGTCAATGAGCGCGCGCTGCGCGACATCGAGGTCAATCTGCGCACGCTGGCGCTCGCCTTTGCCGAGATCGTCCCCGACGTCAGGATCACGATGAAGGATGGCTCGGTGACGCGCGCCGAGATTCCCAAGATGCCCGAATTCAAGGATCACACCATCGTCGATCGCGCTGTGTCCTATGTCGGGGGCAATGCGACTCTGTTCGTGTTCGATGAGGCAAGCGGGCAGTTCGTCCGCCGCTCGACCAATGTGAAGAAGGAAAATGGCGACCGTGCCGTCAGCACCCAGCTTGCCGCTGACCATCCGGCACAGGCCGGCTTGCGCCGTGGCGACGCTTATAAGGGGCCAGCCACGCTGTTCGGCAAGTCCTTCATGACGGCTTATTTCCCGATCGCGGATGCGAGCGGCAAGGTCGCCGGCATTCTCTATGTTGGCATCCCCATGGCGCAATATGAGAGCATGCTGGCCCAGGCGATCGAGAGCATGGCCATCGCAGCCGGCGTTGCCGCACTGCTCGTCCTGGTTCTCACCTTGCTGATCGTGCGCCGCGTTACCAGGCCGCTGACCTCGGTCACGCGCTCGCTGACGGCGCTCGCCAACGGCCAGAGCGACGTCGCGATCGAATGCGAGGACCGCGCCGACGAGATCGGCGAGATCGCCCGCACCGTTGCAGTATTCAAGAGCAATTCGCTGGAGCGGGCGCGCATGCGCAGCGAGCAGGCGGCCGCAACGGCCGCTGCCGCCGAGCAGCGCAAGTCCGAGCTGCGCAACTTCGTCGAGGAGTTCCGCGGCAGTGTCGGCGGCATCCTGGACAAGGTGCTGGAGTCCTCCGGCGAGTTCGAGCGCGTGGCGCGGCAATTGACCGACACGGCGCGGTCCACCGCCGATCTGTCGGCGCAGTCGGCCGGCGCCTCCGAGAGCGCCTCAGACCACGTGCGGTCGGCGGCGTCAGCCTCCGACGAGCTGTCCCAGTCGATTTCGGAGATCACCCGCCGGGTGCAGGATTCCAACGCGATCTCGGCCGAGGCGGTGCAACAGGCCGAGGCGACCGACCAGCGCATGGCGCAGCTCTCCGAGGCGGGCTCCCGCATCGGCGACGTCGTCAAGCTGATCACCTCGATTGCCGAGCAGACCAACCTCCTTGCCCTGAACGCCACCATCGAGGCCGCGCGCGCCGGCGATGCGGGCCGGGGCTTTGCCGTGGTGGCGCAGGAGGTCAAGACGCTGGCCGGTCAGACCGCCAAGGCGACCGAGGAGATTTCGAACCAGATCGCCAGCATGCAGCTTGCGACCCAGGAGTCGGTCACCGCCATCAAGGCGATCGGCCAGACCATCGAGCGTATCAGCGGCATTGCAAGCTCGATTTCGGCTGCGGTCGAGCAGCAGCGGAGCGCGACCCAGAACATCGCGGCCAGCGTCCGGGCCGCGGCCTCCGGCACAGCCGACGTTGCCGTCAATGTCCGTCATGCGGCCAAGGGTGCGAGCGAGACCGGTGAGACCTCGAGCCGGATGTTTGCCTCGGCCCAGGCGCTGTCGGGCGAGAGCCTGCATCTGAAGGCCGAGGTCGACAGCTTCCTCGACCGCGTCCGAGCGGCTTGA
- a CDS encoding SDR family oxidoreductase, with translation MSTALFDLSGRTALVTGSSRGLGRAIAEGMAKAGARIIVNGVDPKRVEQAVAEFRAAGHQAEGAAFNVTDEPAIVAAFNDFDKKGIAVDIVVNNAGIQHRKPLVEFTTDEWRKVIETNLTSAFVIGREAAKRMIPRKHGKIINIGSLGSELARPTIAPYTAAKGGIKNLTRSMAVEWAQHGIQANAIGPGYMLTDMNEALVNNTDFNNWLMGRVPSKRWGKPDELVGAAIFLASDASTYVNGQIIYVDGGMIAAM, from the coding sequence ATGAGCACTGCTTTGTTCGACCTGTCCGGCCGCACCGCGCTCGTGACCGGCTCCTCCCGCGGCCTCGGCCGCGCCATTGCCGAGGGCATGGCCAAGGCCGGCGCCAGGATCATCGTCAACGGTGTCGATCCCAAGCGCGTCGAGCAGGCCGTCGCCGAGTTTCGCGCCGCCGGGCATCAGGCCGAAGGTGCCGCCTTCAACGTCACCGACGAGCCAGCGATCGTCGCGGCGTTCAACGACTTCGACAAGAAGGGCATTGCCGTCGACATCGTCGTCAACAACGCCGGCATCCAGCACCGCAAGCCGCTGGTCGAGTTCACCACCGACGAGTGGCGCAAGGTGATCGAGACCAACCTCACCAGCGCTTTCGTGATCGGCCGCGAGGCGGCCAAGCGCATGATCCCGCGCAAGCACGGCAAGATCATCAATATCGGCTCGCTCGGCAGCGAGCTCGCGCGTCCGACGATTGCGCCCTACACGGCCGCCAAGGGCGGCATCAAGAACCTGACCCGCTCGATGGCGGTCGAATGGGCCCAGCACGGCATCCAGGCCAATGCGATCGGCCCCGGCTACATGCTCACCGACATGAACGAGGCGCTGGTCAACAACACCGACTTCAACAATTGGCTGATGGGCCGCGTCCCCTCCAAGCGCTGGGGCAAGCCGGACGAGCTGGTGGGCGCGGCGATCTTCCTCGCCTCGGACGCCTCCACCTATGTCAACGGCCAGATCATCTATGTCGATGGCGGCATGATCGCCGCGATGTAA